In Primulina huaijiensis isolate GDHJ02 chromosome 16, ASM1229523v2, whole genome shotgun sequence, a single genomic region encodes these proteins:
- the LOC140961728 gene encoding acyl-lipid (9-3)-desaturase-like, protein MGVQKRYITSDELKTHNKRGDLWISIQGKVYDVSEWAKDHPGGELPLLNLAGLDATDAFVAYHPGTAWQYLDKFFNGFYLEDYSVSEVSKDYRKLVYEFSKMGLFEKKGHGVLISMCFMALLFAVSVYGVIFSEGVLLHLLCGGLVGFLWIQSGWIGHDSGHYQVMMTRKLNRVAQVLSGNCIAGISIAWWKWNHNAHHIACNSLDHDPDLQHIPFFAVSSRLFNSITSCFYERKLEFDTLSRFLVSYQHWTFYPVMCFARINLYAQSIFLLLSKRKVPNRGQELLGLLVFWIWYPLLVSCLPSWGERVIFVLASFTVTSTQHVQFCLNHFSSNVYLGLPNGKDWFEKQTTGTLNISCSSWMDWFHGGLQFQIEHHLFPRLPRCHLRKVAPFVKELCKKHGLPYNSASFLEANAMTIQTLRNAALQARDFSKPVPKNLVWEAVNTHG, encoded by the coding sequence ATGGGTGTCCAGAAAAGGTACATTACATCAGATGAGCTCAAAACCCACAACAAAAGAGGGGATCTTTGGATCTCAATTCAAGGGAAAGTGTACGATGTTTCAGAATGGGCGAAAGATCACCCTGGCGGCGAGTTACCGCTCTTGAATCTTGCGGGCCTAGATGCAACTGATGCATTTGTTGCTTATCATCCAGGCACAGCCTGGCAGTATCTTGACAAATTCTTTAACGGGTTTTACTTGGAAGACTACTCTGTGTCCGAAGTGTCCAAGGATTACAGAAAACTAGTGTACGAGTTCTCTAAAATGGGGCTTTTCGAGAAGAAGGGCCACGGGGTTTTGATTTCAATGTGTTTTATGGCGTTGCTGTTTGCTGTGAGTGTTTATGGAGTGATTTTCTCTGAGGGTGTGCTGTTGCATTTACTCTGTGGTGGTTTGGTGGGATTTCTTTGGATTCAGAGTGGTTGGATTGGGCATGATTCTGGTCATTATCAAGTGATGATGACTCGAAAACTCAACAGAGTTGCCCAGGTTCTGTCTGGGAATTGCATCGCAGGAATCAGCATTGCTTGGTGGAAATGGAACCATAATGCTCACCACATCGCTTGCAACAGCCTCGATCACGATCCAGATCTTCAACACATCCCGTTCTTCGCCGTGTCTTCCAGGTTATTTAACTCAATCACTTCTTGCTTTTACGAGAGAAAACTGGAATTTGACACTTTGTCAAGATTCTTGGTTAGCTATCAGCACTGGACATTTTATCCTGTGATGTGTTTTGCTAGGATTAATTTGTATGCACAATCAATCTTCTTGTTGTTATCTAAGAGAAAAGTGCCCAATAGAGGGCAGGAGCTATTAGGATTGCTGGTGTTCTGGATTTGGTACCCTTTGCTTGTTTCTTGTTTGCCCAGTTGGGGTGAAAGGGTGATCTTTGTCTTAGCGAGTTTCACGGTTACGTCTACTCAACATGTTCAGTTCTGTTTGAACCATTTCTCATCTAATGTTTATCTTGGATTGCCTAATGGAAAAGATTGGTTTGAAAAGCAAACAACTGGAACTCTCAATATATCTTGCTCGTCTTGGATGGATTGGTTCCATGGTGGATTGCAATTCCAAATCGAACATCATTTGTTCCCTAGATTGCCTCGATGCCATCTCCGGAAAGTCGCGCCCTTTGTAAAGGAACTCTGCAAGAAACATGGATTGCCTTATAACAGTGCATCGTTCTTGGAGGCGAATGCTATGACTATCCAAACACTTAGAAATGCTGCGTTGCAGGCTCGGGATTTCTCCAAACCAGTTCCAAAAAATCTAGTCTGGGAAGCTGTCAACACTCACGGTTAA